The Puntigrus tetrazona isolate hp1 chromosome 3, ASM1883169v1, whole genome shotgun sequence nucleotide sequence ttagcCGAAGTACAACTATTTGAGAATATATAATctgaggtttaaaaaaaacaaaatcgcctttaaagttgtccaacttcagcaatgaaaatataaattttatatatatgtgcatataacACATCCTAAACACAGAGTAAGGGCAGGAAATATTTAGGTGTGTGCACTTCTGTGTGCACAGAGCATTCTGAAGTATGGctacaaaaatgtaacattttactaaataacttaatttaattctgTGTGACCTAACTTCTCAGTTATTGTCCAAGCACCCCACCTAAAGtgactgaaaaagaaataacGTGACTCAGGCAAGTGGTATTACCTGAGAGCTGGGCACCAGGGCCTTCCACCAGTGTCCTCCCTTCACTAGATCAACCTCACTAAGAGGAAGAGACACTTTCCCGATGACGCAGTGTCGTGAAAACTTGTCAAAGTCGACCACGGAGAGCAACAGGGTGCGTCTCTGGGCCTCCAGGAAGGGGACCTCAAAAGTGAAGCGCTCTTCAAAAACTGGGTTCTGGGTCTTGCGTTTAACACCGGTCTGCCTGGAGTTCTTGTGGTCGGGCAGCAGGCTCATCTTCACGTAGGGGTTTGAGTGGGCCATGTCTTGGCGTGCACCGTCGCATGTTACGGGAGGGGGCAGGTCCCGGGCCTCAATGACTCGCACGATGAGGTGAGGGTTGATGAGATCGTACTGTGTGCTGAAGTGCAGCATGCCCAGCTGGTAGCGGCCCAGGATCTCCTCATCTGTCAGAGAGTCAACATCATCGCTGCAGGAGTCCAGAGAATACAGACGTGGCTCCAGTTTACGAAAGTAGTCATCTGGCGGTGTCGGGGGCTTACGAAGGGGCTGCACCACTTCCTTCCGGGGTCCCATGGCCCAAAATTCAATCGGCTTTACGTCCACCACGGGGGAGCTTGGCCGTCGGGCGTTCAGACCTGCTAAAAGGGAGACCCATCAGACGAAATTTAAGCGATCATTCCATTCTGTATAAAGTGAGTCTGGACTCACTGGAGAGCTGGTTTGCCAGGGTGAAGGTGGACCGGGATGTTTCTGAGGGGGTCGGCCTGCCGTTTGTTGTGGTGTCTGTTTGATTAGGTGAAGCATGGTTCTCAGCCACAATGTGAGAATTTGTGCCTTTCTCATCATTGCATTCATTGACACTGGAAAATATGAGTTCATAAAGACTTAATAGTAGCACTGACACATTTCCTGTTGAAAATGCCAACACATGTTAACATTTATACTATTTGTTTAAACATTGagtgttaatgttttataaagttcTCACcacgtttacatttatttgaccagaaatacattacaataaattacattacaattgaatcatttaatttatttattcctatgagttgcttcagtcttcagtttcacatgatccttcagaaatcattctaataggctgatttggtgatcatttcattttataatcaatgctgaaaccatttatccttcttattttttttctggaaactgtgatgctttttttcaggattttttgataCACAGAACAGCGTTGAGTTTGTACATTCCAGACTTTCACTCCATCAAATCGAGGCCAAGaccatattttttaatgattagcCGGCATCCAGAGtccaaatgcttaaaaaatatgGTTTTGAGTTTAAGTTCCAGTCTACAAAACAGGAatagaaaagaacagaatttatttgatataCATATTTGATGAACACTTTTACAGTAATCTTTGACCAGTTCAGTGCATcctcactgaataaaatgttctttataaataaagtaaaatcttAGTGACcgcaaacttttaaaaagatttttatctGAAACAGCTGCTCCAGGTACACTTAAATTTTTTCAATGTATAAATCCCTTTGAAATCGAATTCTAGAGGCTAGTCTTTCTATGTCAACCAGCTGCAACAGAAGGACTTGGGTTATTTAAGCTGTAtgaggtttatttatttgtatgaatGATTAAAGTAAGATTACAGATACTgtctttacattacatttgattaacttgttattatttaaacaagtgCCAATTGCTGCCAAATATACCACACTTGGAAGAGGAAACTCTTCTACTgggaaattattttatacactgcttaaaggaatagttcacttaaaaatgaaaattctgtcatcatttactcaccctcaggtagtttcaaaactgtatgaatttctttgttctgtcacacaaaagaaagatattttgaagaaagaatCATACAGGCTAAATACAACCACTCGGCAtgaactgaaaaacaacaataaaaaatatcttacaatCCAGCACTCAAATTTGTTGTGCATATCTGCCACTGTGACTGAATCCATGCCTTAATGAATGTGCAATCACATTATTGCCCAATATTGTGCAAAATTTGTTGCAACATCCTGTTCTAATCTGGTTGATCTGGTTGTTTTCCAACTACAGAGGTAAATATTCTGCGCGGGATATCTTTGTGCAGGCCTGATTCCGAGTCATCCCTTGGGGATCATCAAGGACCCTTTGTGTCCATGACTACAGCTCAGAGGGAGATAGTTGTCATAGCAACGGACGATTCTAAAACAAGTGGCCTTAGGGTCGATCCGAGGCAATGAGAGTGGCTAGATTTATAGAGTGAGGTATATGTCATGCCTGtactatcaatcaatcaatcaatcaatcaatcaattaatcaatcgatcaatcaatccatcagtcatctttatttatataccacttttaacaatacatattgtgaCTGAACAGAACTGAACAGTAACAATTTGGAGAacagagtgtcagtaacgtataatgacaagattaaacactcaattttcagttaaaggaaTTTCATTATTACATGCAGAGACGTCATTGTCTAGAtcagctcattttaaataagatCCCCAACTAAAGAAGCCAGAGGTGACACAGAGGCTATCACAAGAGTTCTATTCTGCTAAAGATGCAGTCCTTGCATCTCCAATATGTTATAAACTGAGCACTATGATTACATTGTTGCTGGAAgcttgtaataaaaaaaaatcttgcaacTAAACCAGCCATTTGGTCgctgtttttggttttaaacaAGCATTCAACTCCCACCCAGCATGATCTCAGTCAAACCGGCACAGGTCAGTAGTCTCTGGTGACCACATCGACTCTTTAAACAAGTctgaattatatttcacaacagGAAACTACTGATTGGCGATAATGCATAttgcaaaatggaaaaacagacatttatggCCACCTTTGTTTAGTCCTGCTTAAAGTCACTAAATGATGTCATTAAAaggatgctaaaaaaaaaagcttgacaGCCTGTGGTGACTGCTTGCATTCAAATAACAAATGATCCCTGCTAATATATGAATCACGTCTCCATTTAAATCATATTACCCTTGCTGTTCCTGCATGGGAACACAAATAGCTCCACACCCCAGTCATTAGGAGCTTGAGTAACGGAGAATAGAAAAGCACTTTCCTAGAACGTCTTAGGAAAGCCATCTGTTGCAGCAATATCACTTCCATGACCCCGGTAAACCAATGACTAAAACTAGAGATACATGATTTACCACTTTGTTAACAGGAGTTAGAATTTAACAGCTTAACTGAAATAAGCACACACTCATTAGGCATATTCTACATAGATAcacaaatatctaaatatcacTTGAcctgaaaatacaaaacaaccatttacatttttgagatAATAGCTGGATATCACatgctgaattaaacatgaaacgTCAATTTGACCATAGCGTAATATTCCACTGTTGGCATACTATggtatttcataaataatacaactaCATGCATACTGATACTAACTATTCgcattcttaattttttttaaattggaatttcaagtattttttacacaaaagagaaaataaaatgtacttattaacttattaacttattaacgTTCAaaatttatagtaaaaatatttattgcattacaagaaattatgcttttttttttaccttttttttttttttttaaatcaaagactCCTGACAAAAACATATCATGGTTTTTACAAACGTGACACTGATTATTTGTCATCATAGAAAtaggttacattttaaaatacactgcaatgtttatatttttcattatatcatACCGCATTTTCAATCAATTAAATTCAGTGAGCACAAGAGGTTTAGAACattactaaccctaaacctgctTATAGCATATTGTATAGTACAgcatatagtaatataaatagtaGGTAGTTATGCTGTGAATTGTTCAATAAGCAGAAGGCTAATATTCTATTCCAAACATAACCAGAACACATCATCCATTATCAACAACGAGCCTTTGACAAATGATGCCTTTGAGATTTGTTCAGTAACACTGTGTATTCAATCTCGGTCTGTCTCAATTTGAGCCTGACCATTATGTTGAGATAGTAGACAGATGAAAtgaatgatgattttttttgtgggtTGTATGAGGGTTGAACGGGTGTGTACTCACAGCCACGATGGAGTCTGAGCTGGGAAAGGCCCCAGGATCTCCACCTCTTCATCAGTGGACTGACAGCAGCTGCACTCCCAGCACCACTGCCAACAGGAGCGGCACGACCAGCGACACAACAGGAAGTCAGACAGTCTGGACAGAAGACCCTGAGAACAAGATCACAAAGACAATCTACAGTAAGCGCCGACTGACTGACCTGCACCGGATGCAGactatacatactgtacattttatgaTGATAAAAATGGTTATGAATGATCTGTGCTTAACCCATTTAAGCCCACCAGCAACTATAGTTGCCACAGGTTAATGTTGTCATTTTCCTTTCGTAAGTATTTCTCTAGATGTTATCCATGCTTTATATCTCTATAACATGCAGACTTCCTTCCTGTCGCATGAGCAAACTACGACAATTTTCAGACGTAAGGActgtgtaatttaaaaaaagttaaatgtattttagaataGTTTAGTGACAGTgacatatataataaacaaaggATGAATTATGATAATGTTATTAGACTTTTAATAAGCTGTACCAAGGGTGTGTTTTACTTCATCTATGGAGCAAAATGCCCCATGGATGgcgtaaaataaaatgtttaaatataaaatcaaaatatttttattcacccAACTATTTAGAATATTTGATAGAATAACAAGGGGGTGCTTACAACATCTTTGCCCATCAGCAACTATAGTTGCTGCACATTAAAACGCAATTTTCacagaaaattacaaaaacatgagtaaaataaatacagaacatAGGACACGATTAACACTACTGTATGCACgaaaacattcagaaaaaaattgagCACAAATGG carries:
- the syt17 gene encoding synaptotagmin-17 isoform X2, with translation MAYTQLEPINEGLLSRLSDFLLCRWSCRSCWQWCWECSCCQSTDEEVEILGPFPAQTPSWLVNECNDEKGTNSHIVAENHASPNQTDTTTNGRPTPSETSRSTFTLANQLSSLNARRPSSPVVDVKPIEFWAMGPRKEVVQPLRKPPTPPDDYFRKLEPRLYSLDSCSDDVDSLTDEEILGRYQLGMLHFSTQYDLINPHLIVRVIEARDLPPPVTCDGARQDMAHSNPYVKMSLLPDHKNSRQTGVKRKTQNPVFEERFTFEVPFLEAQRRTLLLSVVDFDKFSRHCVIGKVSLPLSEVDLVKGGHWWKALVPSSQNEVELGELLLSLNYLPSAGRLNVDIIRAKQLLQTDMCQGSDPFVKVQLVTGLKLMKSKKTSCMRGTIDPCYNESFSFRVPQEELCEVSLVFTVYGHNVKSSNDFVGRIVIGQFSTGPQESTHWRRLLGSQRTAVEQWHSLRSRAECDRVSPASLEVT
- the syt17 gene encoding synaptotagmin-17 isoform X1; the encoded protein is MAYTQLEPINEGLLSRLSDFLLCRWSCRSCWQWCWECSCCQSTDEEVEILGPFPAQTPSWLVNECNDEKGTNSHIVAENHASPNQTDTTTNGRPTPSETSRSTFTLANQLSTGLNARRPSSPVVDVKPIEFWAMGPRKEVVQPLRKPPTPPDDYFRKLEPRLYSLDSCSDDVDSLTDEEILGRYQLGMLHFSTQYDLINPHLIVRVIEARDLPPPVTCDGARQDMAHSNPYVKMSLLPDHKNSRQTGVKRKTQNPVFEERFTFEVPFLEAQRRTLLLSVVDFDKFSRHCVIGKVSLPLSEVDLVKGGHWWKALVPSSQNEVELGELLLSLNYLPSAGRLNVDIIRAKQLLQTDMCQGSDPFVKVQLVTGLKLMKSKKTSCMRGTIDPCYNESFSFRVPQEELCEVSLVFTVYGHNVKSSNDFVGRIVIGQFSTGPQESTHWRRLLGSQRTAVEQWHSLRSRAECDRVSPASLEVT